The following coding sequences lie in one Miscanthus floridulus cultivar M001 chromosome 9, ASM1932011v1, whole genome shotgun sequence genomic window:
- the LOC136481805 gene encoding PHD finger protein At1g33420-like, producing the protein MAVITGRPPKRVRVTAGPRALDLRAFPAAGEAPAPPPRGAFRDCVRAFLARSAVPADGAWRVAFRVGDGDGGGEGAVVAMEVVEEDVARAGAGRIYCEHCTVAGWSRHPLCGRRYHFIIRNEYDVHEYKTCKHCGHMAQLFETRKVSLMDVSKKYGTDYRILHAITTGYSWYGQWGFKLSKGSFGITSEEYLKAIDNLSSTPLSHFFPHSRYPRNKLQDTISFYQSLSKHPLTTIRELFLYVLGLATSKRLNMHYGSMHKDHSHTHVQETWPDEEIKRATETAIKVLRAVEKTRWVAMRTLKAAMYHPIGSPQLVDYCLKTLGTRPIDGMTVAVRCNSETNTLEYRLMDEPIFQPNVCMPTQDHLRRDIKFLHDALLYPHTMHPYKPENCYEHAKRSAMILLDCKQFTKHYDLEQEFLPQNPSMLHMWCQVELLDQVGDPPCIPPELLTLPQTTTVADLKVEVTKTFRDIYLMLQSFVANQLVDCGTASESTQLKLLFGANGTVCVQGRCAGGERRVGIYRMERGVDKWTVNCSCGAKDDDGERMLSCDSCHVWQHTRCAGISDFDQVPKRYVCNSCKLLHKHKSSGPRSVYNSGPSKRCKIGTGAFSHVDGEFLRPHIG; encoded by the exons ATGGCGGTGATCACCGGGCGGCCGCCGAAGCGCGTGCGGGTAACGGCGGGGCCGCGCGCGCTGGACCTGCGGGCGTTCCCGGCCGCCGGtgaggcgccggcgccgccgccgcgcggggCGTTCCGCGACTGCGTGCGGGCGTTCCTGGCGCGGTCCGCGGTGCCGGCCGACGGCGCGTGGCGGGTGGCCTTCCGcgtcggggacggggacgggggcgGAGAGGGAGCGGTCGTGGccatggaggtggtggaggaggatgtCGCCAGGGCTGGGGCCGGGCGGATCTACTGCGAGCACTGCACCGTCGCCG GCTGGAGCAGACACCCTCTTTGTGGGAGGAGGTACCACTTCATAATTCGGAATGAATACGACGTGCACGAGTACAAAACCTGCAAGCATTGTGGGCATATGGCCCAATTGTTTGAAACGCG AAAGGTCTCGTTGATGGATGTCTCTAAGAAGTATGGAACTGATTACCGGATCTTACATGCCATCACCACTGGTTATTCTTGGTATGGCCAATGGGGATTCAAACTCAGCAAAGGGAGCTTTGGAATCACATCAGAAGAATACTTAAAAGCTATAGACAACCTTTCCTCGACTCCATTATCACACTTCTTCCCCCACTCCCGATATCCTCGAAACAAGCTACAAGATACCATTTCATTCTACCAATCTCTTTCAAAGCACCCTCTCACCACAATTCGTGAACTGTTCCTCTATGTGCTGGGCCTTGCCACCAGCAAGAGATTAAATATGCACTATGGCTCAATGCATAAGGATCATTCACATACCCATGTGCAAGAGACATGGCCTGATGAGGAAATAAAACGTGCAACAGAAACTGCTATAAAAGTTCTTCGTGCTGTCGAAAAAACAAGGTGGGTGGCCATGCGAACCCTAAAGGCAGCCATGTACCATCCAATTGGTTCACCACAGCTAGTTGACTACTGCCTCAAGACCCTTGGTACCAGACCAATTGATGGAATGACAGTTGCAGTCCGATGCAACAGTGAGACAAACACCCTAGAGTACAG GCTTATGGATGAGCCCATTTTCCAGCCCAATGTATGCATGCCAACTCAAGACCATCTTCGCCGTGACATAAAGTTCTTGCATGATGCTCTCCTCTATCCACATACAATGCATCCATACAAACCAGAAAACTGTTATGAGCATGCCAAGAGGTCTGCCATGATCCTTTTGGACTGCAAGCAATTCACGAAGCATTATGACCTGGAACAGGAGTTCTTGCCTCAAAACCCATCCATGTTGCACATGTGGTGCCAAGTAGAGCTGTTAGACCAGGTTGGTGATCCACCTTGCATCCCACCAGAGCTCCTAACTCTTCCACAGACAACAACTGTGGCTGATCTGAAGGTGGAGGTAACCAAAACATTCCGTGACATCTATCTGATGTTACAGTCTTTTGTAGCCAATCAGCTTGTTGACTGTGGAACTGCAAGTGAGTCAACTCAGCTCAAACTCTTGTTTGGAGCAAATGGAACTGTTTGCGTCCAAGGCAGGTGTGCTGGTGGTGAACGCAGGGTTGGAATTTACCGGATGGAAAGAGGTGTGGATAAATGGACGGTCAACTGCTCTTGTGGAGCCAAGgatgatgatggtgagaggaTGCTGTCTTGTGACTCTTGCCATGTGTGGCAGCACACTAGGTGTGCTGGGATTAGTGATTTTGATCAGGTGCCAAAGAGATATGTATGTAACTCATGTAAATTACTCCACAAGCATAAGAGCAGTGGGCCCAGGTCAGTTTATAATAGTGGCCCAAGCAAAAGATGTAAGATTGGCACAGGTGCCTTTAGCCATGTAGATGGGGAATTTTTGAGGCCTCACATTGGTTGA